The Halichoerus grypus chromosome 9, mHalGry1.hap1.1, whole genome shotgun sequence genomic sequence TTCAGTCATGTGCAACCAACAGCACACTTAAAACAAACTTAGCCAAAAATCAGATCTAGTGTGCAAGAGCCAATGAGCTCAGAAATGAGACTCATGGGTGTAGCCAAGGAATATGAGCTGAAGACAAAAAGGGTCCAGATCTACCCTGACCCAGGTAGACATTATCTCCAGAAATAAGTGATCAAAAAGTAATTCAGAAGCATTTAGTTACTTGCACACTAATTACTATTTTTCATGCACCTAACTTATTGACAGATGAAGCAATCAGTGGAGAGACTGAGTCAGggatgaaggcaaaataaagatgtGGTAGATTTCTACATTGGTGGTCCCCAGGGAATGAATGAACCTCCCAGTATTCATGCCCCATAGTAGCCCCTTACATGTTGAATCTGAGCTTGGTTACCTGACTTGCTTTGTCAAGGGGACATTAGCAAGTGTGATGAATACAGAGGCTTGAAAAGTACTTGCACCTTGGAGCTTGTCCTCTTGAAATGCTCTCTGTGGAAGCCAGAGCATGTAAGAGGTTCAACCACCCTGAGACAGCCATGCTGTGAGGACCTCAAAACCAGCTATGTAGCTAGGCCACACTGAAAAGCAATGAGGTGCAAAAGAAGCTTCTTGGGTCTTCCAGATCAGGTGCTACAGCCACTAGCTAAATGCAGCTGAGTGACTCCAGCTGATGCCATATGGAACAGAAGAAACTACCCAGCCAAGCTCTCAGACAGTTTAGTCCACAGAATCGTTGTTTGAAGCCGCATTATGCAGTGACTtttatgcagcaataaataagTACAACACAGGATTTATAagagaaagggacaaaaaaaaatactgcattctGAGAACAGtgaattttatttgtatgtttgaGGTAAATTGATTAGCTGGCACCGAGCAAAGTGGTCAGTCTGAAATTCTATCTTTGAATAAGTTTCCTAGGtatcaaataaaacaatttttgttatttacttattCTCAAGAAAACCCTGAGGGTTTACCTATGGGGCATACTTGTGTAGTGTCCACCCGTGTCCTTTCATTAGCACGTTTGACCTTGTTAGTTCAGATCTGTACAATTTCCCTTATTAGGTTTATAAAAGAAAACCGAGAGATTGGGAAAGGTTGAGTGAGTCTGGAGGATCTGAAGCCACTCTGAACCGCTAAAgttttttccttgtttaaaaacaacaccagagggtgcctgggtggctcagtcgttaagcgtctgccttcggttcaggtcatggtcccagggtcctggggtcgagtcccacatcgggctccctgctccgcagagagcctgcttctccctctcccgctccccctgcttgcgttccctctctcgctgtgtctctctctgtcaaataaataaataaaatctttaaaaaaataaataaataaaaacaacaccacggacctgggtggctcagtcagttaagcatctgcctttagctcaggtcgtgatcccagagtactgggatcgagccccaagttgggctccctgctcagcagggagtctgcttctccctctccctctgcccctcccctcctgcccccacttgtgctctctctcactctctctctctaataataaataaataaataaataaataaataaataaatatcttaaaaacaacaacaacaacaacaccagTGGTATCAGTAGTCTGTCTAGCCCTTTAGTCAACAGTTAGGGCTACCTAAATAAATGCTCTATGGAGGCTCAAGCTCTTACAGACAACCCTGGACCATGAGTTCCAAATGTGGCACTGTACTGAGGAAGCAGGGATGAAGGAGCACTGGGGTCAGGGCCCTGGAAATGGAAGCTGCTTAGTGGGGTCAAGTGGTCTATGGAAATCAGGATCTCCCTTAATGGTAGGAATATGAGCATGGGTAAAGACAGAGAGGTTAGCCAGtgacagaaaaatacaaactgaaacagaggaaaatagaataaaaagctgAAATACTCACAGAAGCACACAAAGTGAAACACAATTATACTTTATTTGAAAGATAGGGTGAATCCATCACTGGTGACTGGAGCTCTGAGGCTACACTTTCTCCTCAGGGAGGTGGGCTGGAATGGGGTGAGCTGCATTTGGCAGGGGCTGTGGTGGTTTGAGATCTGGGTAGATGAGAATTTGAGTTTTTTAAGATTGTAGCACCTCTCACACCAATCCAGAATCCACCTGTGTGTTTTCTTCACCTCTATGCCCCCCATCAAGCCTATCTTCTGGGGCATCCCCAATTTTTCTCTACAAACCTGTCACCTGCCTGGCTCCCCAGCTGGGCCTCAGGCCGGTCTCCCCAGAGTAGATGATCAGGATCATTGAGGAAACGCTGGCTGCGTTGGCATGTTAGGCAAGTCTGTACTGTCCAGCGCTGTCCCCTGCAGCCTGGGtgaaagtggggaggaggagggaagtgcCCAGGTTTAGGAGAAGAAAAGGTCTCCTGCACCCAGTTTTGCCTCCACTGTTTCTCAGTAAGAATTCCAACACTCCCCAAGTTTGAATACAAATTTGAGGCGTCTTACCTCTGCTTAAAGTCTGTCAATTTCTTGGTATCCCTtaagataaagtccaaactccttaacaAGCCTCTTCAAGATCTGCCCTGTTTCCTTCTTCAGCCTCATGTTTTTTTGCCCTTGCCTACCTCAAACTCCAGGTTCCTGAACTCTGGTCTCCTTGACAGCACCACAAGCTCTCCTGTCTCAGAGTCCTCACACATgcctagaatttccatttctcactCCTTTTGCTTATCATGAACCGCACGACTACTAGTATAAGTAATTTAGCATTTTACTTCCTCAAGTAAAGCATTTTTCTATACTATCTTGTTTCTTAGTCTGTCCTATCAGACTATAATTTCAGTGAGAATAATGGATCTTGTACAATACTTGACTCatctcagaaaaatatttgtcgaatgaatgaacgaatggtGATGTGAGTCCTGTCCTCCACCATGCAAAATAACATCTATTAGTATGTATGGGTGGGTTACGTCTTACGGCAACATCATTCCCTACTGCCTTTCCTTAGTTGGTCCAAGTGAAGTTAGCAATTCAACCCAGAGCTGGAAAGAGCCGGCTGCTGTAAATCCCACGCCAGACGCCCATCTAAAGCGAGGAAGGGGGTCTCCTCCCCAGCCCATTGGTGCTCCTCAATCACCCCCACATCATCAGGAGCACTCACGTCTCTGGCGCTGGGTGCAGGTGAGGCCCGGGATGAGGAGGGAAGAGCAGCCACGACAGAGGGTCCTCTTCACCGAGGGGTCCCTGCGGACGGAAGGGGATGGTGGTCCGAGCGCCCGCGCTCCCTCTCCCATGCTTCTCGCCCGCCGCCAGGTTCCCTGAGCGTCTCACCGCCGCAAGACCAGCCGCTTTGCGATGGTCCTCTCCGTGTGGCAGTAAAACCTCGCCAGCGCCTGGTTCGTGGGGTCCTGCGCAAGGACACAGTGGGCGGCCTGGGGGAAGGAAACCATTACTTCATGGCCGGCCACATCCGGCCGCCTCCCCGTACGCCCCCCGACGCGGACTCACCTGGTACAGGAAGCTGAGCCTCTGGAAGGCCTCGCGGTCCTTCACCGGCCCAGCCATCTGCGCCGCGCGAGTGCCTCACACACGACAGTCCGCAGGTCCCGCCCCTCCGATAGCCCCGCCTCAGGCGCCCGCGCACGGCCTCCTGGGAAGTGTAGTTCCTGGGCCCGCGAGGCTCTCTCCGCGATCCTTACTCCGGCGCCACCCTGCGGCCTCAGGGACCCCAGTTATTTGTAAacccacacccacccctgcaACCCAAGTCCAGGGTCCCTGTCTGAGTTTTGGCTACCTTCTAGTCTTCCTCAAGCCCATGATCAGTTATACTAGGTAGGAAAGTCTAGTGAACAGGAGATGATCTTAAACTGCAAAACATTTTTAGGACACAAGACTGGTCTCTTTATGCAGATAGGTTGGGGAGATGCTTATGTGCAATTTATACCCAGCTAGAACTTCTGCCCTACGCTCctgaagccaaaggcagatgcctgaaAGATCTACAGACTGAAGGAACAGAAGTTATACATTCAAAAAAAGCACTGGTACCAGTGGGAGTGAAATTGGAAAGGATTATGAGGGTGGTCAAAGGAAGGAAGCACAGCTTATTCCCATTCTTTTTccacttaccaaaaaaaaaaaaaaaacaacaaaaccccactTCCCATTATGCAGTGCTGGACACACAGTAGGTGATCCTAGCTAACTTCTAGTCTTAGGTACTGGAGCACAGAAACTTTTGACATCTCCTGCTCCTGAaactcacccctcccccacctcccctatTCCAATCATATACTTCACATCCCTTACTCTGACCTGTCTCCTGTTTGTTCTGTTTGACATCCTGTGTTTACTTCTGCCTCATAGTTAATGACCACCAGTTCCTGAAGTCAGAAGTAGAGGGATGTGAGCTGGAGCGGCagaacatgaatgaaccttgagacAGGGAAAGGGTAGCATTAAGGAGAGAATAAGGCCTCTCTCCCTTCTCAAACCCCATCAGGCCATGCAGGAAACCAGGCCTCCAGCTCAGGAGAAATGGCCAAAACCTCCTCTGGGATTAATTTCACAAGGATCCCTAAATTCAAATGAGGAGTATGTTTAAAATGTAGACATCCAGGCCCACCCCAGACCTTGATTAATCACTGAGGGCGAACCCCAGGATCATGCATTCTTAACACCAGTGATTCTTACACATCAACACAAGGCCATCGTCAAATTACCACACAACACAGAGATCACTTCAGTGGATCCTTTGTTCCATATTGTTTTACCAACCAAAGCATCTTGCCACAAAGAACCACAGTCAAGGCACAAAGGTAAGAGGAGAGTCTGGACAAAGTCCTGTTGAGGTGGTAGGAGGAATTGAAACACCCTCAATAAACTGCAGTTTCTTGTCCCAATCTTCTGTGAACCCCTGATCACCCAAATAGCAGATATTCCAAATCATTTTAGTTCGGTTTGGCATGCATAGCTTTAACCTTTTTTGACAACATATGTACCCTACAAGTTGTTTATTTTGGCCTAATGTTAAAATGATTTACATTCTCTGATAGGGGAAATGGCAAAAGGTGAAGGATggcaacaaaaaagcaaaagactGGCTCCTGTGAACACTAGTTCCAGGCCATATGCACACAGGCTAAAGGAAGTTGCCTATCTTACCCTTCCCTATACACACTCTCTCTTCTACCCTGTCCTCAGGGTGAGGAAGActctatttcctttctccctttttggCTTGGACACCTTAGCCAAGGAACAAGGCTGACAACTTGGGAGCAGCTACTTAGTAACATTCTTTAAGCCCAGGGCTTTGGATAGAAaaacctttctctttcctctaatACCTGACTGTCCTTTCCAGGTTCCCTTGGGAAAGCAGTGAAAGGGTAGATGTGTCTTGAGGGGTCTCTGGTACCTCATCTCTGCAGGAGAAAGGTGACTGACCGACATCTTAGAGACAACCAACTCAAAGGAGGCAGGCACTAAGCCAGCTTTGCTGAAGGCTGAGGCAGGGACCCgatttctcctctcctttcttctcaccCTTTCCTCCCCACATTCCTACCTCTGGCCAATCCTACTCATAATGGCAACTTACTCTGGGAATGGAAGACCAAAGAAACCCCTTTCCCCTTCATTGGTCACTAGGAATCTGTTCCTTTAGCCCCTTTCCCAACTTTCTTTCTAATCTTGATGCTCAATCTCTgccctcaaaaaaacaaaacaaaacaaaaaaaactccttAACTTCTAGACCCATAAGAGCAACTatcattcatctttattttagtCTAGAGGTACACAGACCCCTCTGAtcttcctcaagaaataagacCATTCTGGGTCAAAGAACCCCCTAAAAGGATGTACAGgggtttctgtttcctcttctggttTTGAGCAAGTCAGACCCTCCCACAGACTTTCTGTTTCCGGAAaagcctctccttccttcccaaccTATCCATGTGCAATAGAAAAACCTGATGGACTTCAGGGGAGACAACCCCTGGGAACTAGCTCCCCACCCTGACAGAAGGGAGACACAGCTGTGCTCTCATCCCAGACCAGTCCTATCTACTCCTCCATATAAACCATTCTAGAAACCAAGATGCCTCTCCTAGGCAGTGCAGGACTGGAACCAGGCAGACACGAAGACGTTCCAGCAGGTCACAGGAAGGAAGGCCCATAGCTCTTGACCCTGACTCACCCCAATTATTCCCACATCCCTACCTGTCACTCCCAATCTGTTGGGGGCCTGATGGTAAGTGGTGCAGCATTCTTCCGACCAGCCCGGATGCCTGGATAGAAGAGGGGCCAAAGTTTCTCAGTAAAAGTATCAGTAAAAGTGTAGATATGAGAGCGGTCTGTGACATTGTAAAAAGACAGTGTGCCGGCCTCATAGTCTAGGAATATGCCCACCCGCTTGGGTTTCACCTTGATGTGCAAAGGGGTAAAAGGCGTGGTGGTGGCTGCATATTTGTCCCCATTCCACAGCCGCACCCGCCAGTAGCCAGTCTCAGGGAGTGGAGTCAGCTCGCCCTTTCGGCTCACGGAGTCCCGGCACACGCCCACTGCCCAGTGGGTCTTAtcacccacctccacctcccagtAGTGTCGGCCTGAGGTGAAGCCCTCAGTAGCCAGGACACAAGGGTAGAAGGTGAACCGCCGTGGTGTGTCAGGGAGATCCCGGAGTCTTGTCTCCACAAACTTGACGCTCTTACGATCTTCTGACAGGACTAGGTTAGGGTGAGCAGTCTCTGGGTCCAGGGTCACATCCGCTGGCGGGAGAAGCCAGAGTGGGGAGCTAGATGAGGATGGGAATAGCTAAATGCCCCTGCCTCACTCTTCCAGCCTGCCTTTACAGAGCCTGCTTCCTTAAAGGTCCCCAGAACACCGTGGGGTTTGGTTAACTTTCTCAATCCATGGTCTCACCTAAGGGAAAGGAGGGAACAATGGCTTCCCTTCTCACCCTGGCCCTAAAGTAAACAGCTAATGATCTCTTGATTCTGCAAGGGCTGATGGTTTAGGCTCCTGCCTGATCCCTTCTCCACCACCCTGTGACATCATCTCACTATGTGAAGAAGCACAAGTCACAGTCTAAGGgccagaaagaacagaaaatgtttAGAAGGATACACAGCAAGACAGCATTATGGTCTAGGGATAGGGTGACCATGTATCTGGAACTGGTTCACGACTATTTTCTTTGCGTAAATATTAATGATACTCCCTTTCACTCTCAAggccgggcgggggaggggacaagTTTAggcatattatttaacctctctgggtgcCTATTTAGAAAAGTGTGGACCTAAGAGTAGATGACACCTAAGCTCTGTTACTCACAGTGAAACTGAAAGCCAGGTAAAGGGATAGGCACAAAAAGTGACAGATGGGATAAGTTAAGCCCAGATAAAGTGGGATCTAAAGACTTTCTTCTCTGCTGATTCCCTCTGCTAGTTTACTTTTGGGAACAACTCACCAATTAGCTGTTTAAGGATTTTCCTTAGGGCAAAGTACTGTCGGGGGAAATTGCTGAAGTTCTTTTCCAGCTCTATAGACACTGAAGTCACCTCCATGGTCTTCACCTTCTCACATCTAGGAGGGATAGGGAGATAGGGGAAGAAAGGGCAGGGTCAGGGGAAGCTCCAGCTGAGTGAGTATGCAGATATTCTCTTTAGGGAGAAACTAAAATTCTCCATCCTCccactttctccctcctctctgaagACAAGTATTCACTTACTGCTTTCTTTTGCCAATCTATGGAGAGCCATATGGCTCCCTGAACAGAGCCTTATTTTAAGAATGAGTCTCAGAACTTTCTGGGGGTATGACTATATTTCATGCAAGTAGTAATCACTCTCCCCACTCTCCCAACCCCTTCCTTTGTCTGTCTTGTTTGGACACATTTCCACCCACAGGCACAGGGAGAATCTGGTTCTACATTACCTTGGTATCTTCCTTACCAGGTTAGTCCTGATGTTCAAAGGGGAAAAGGTAATGGACTATTACTCCCAATGATTTGCTCTCTAACTGGCTTCATGGATGCAATGAATCTTCTCCCACATCCTACCCAGACACTGCGTGACTTTCCTATCCTTCTCCCCTAACTCCTTACTGTACTCCTGGTCTCTAAGCTAAGACCTAACTCACTCAAAGAGATGCAAGAATCACTTACTTTTCCAGGGTACTTTTGACATCctagagggaaggagaaaagaaagcaatattGGTCCTGGTAGTCAAGGGTCCTACAGGCAAAaggttcccccctccccaaagtccTAGATCTATACAATAGGAATAGGGCAAACTAAGGGTCACAATGCAAGGGGAAGAGCTCCAGAGGGATCTGAGTACATCTCTCGACCTGatccctattttcaacttttggttAGCATGAAGCTTGGTAATTTTTATCACTTCCAAATGGTTTCTTGTGTCTTTGTCTTGCTCCTTAAGGACACTGGGAGCTCAATGCAAAGGACATTTGCACTGTCTGCTCTTTACTCTGTCCCCCAAGTACCAACCACACACCTGTCTCCTTGAGGATCAGTATAGACTGGTGGCATAGGAATGAATCATACTTTCCTGTTGTTGTTTGTTATCCCTGTCTGGTACtggttaataaatattaataactgTGTGCCAATCCTGATTTGTGAATACTTGGGGTccagaagacaaagaagagaaatctCTGCCCCCCAAGGATTTCCCAGTTTAATGTGGAAGGCAGAACACACATACATGAAGGGACACAAGAATAAGTACCAAGCAATACATAACATGCAGATAAATGTACAACGAAGCCTCACTGATTCAAATGTTGGTAATCTGATCTCTAAAATAAGAGACATATTTCCTACAGCCTTGCTAACACCATTCATCTgcttaaaagaacaaattatttcaaacattttagaGGCATTATTTACATATCAaaagtaatatattatttatacataatttcaAGTGTCCTTCAAACtaggtttgtattttttttttagcagtagGTAAATCAAGTTCCAGGACCTAAAAGTAATGGCAACtacatttacataatttttaatgtatagttTTTTTCACTAATTCAGACTCGATTTCCCTCCTTTCAAACGGAAATTTTTCTTTGGTACAAATTAAGCACATAATTGTTCACAAGACATAAGAACACAGAAATGATTAGAAGGGGATGGGAGAAATCAGAGAAGCCTTTCTATAGAAAAAGATCCTTTGAGTATGTCTGGAATAAAGAACTGGATTAGAGAAGCAGAGCAGAAGAGTGAGCATCCCAGGTTGACAGAATGGCCTGTGCAAAGCTATACTGCACTTGATCTGAGGGGCTATGCAGGGGCAAAGGTCGAACCTTAAGCATCTCGAAGCCTGACTGTAAGCACTTGCCCTCCACCTCAGCAGCCAAGTGGGCCAGGTCCCGGCGCTTGTCTCCAAGGTGAGCAGCATTTTCTCGGAGGCGCTGTAGAATGTCttgttcctcctcctccagtcGTGAAAGCAACATCTGCTGCTCTTCATCCAGCCGCCTATGAAGCTCTTCAAATTCCTTTAAGATCTGTTGCCGGCGACATTCCACTAGTCTCTGAGAAAAGTGGGAAGGTGTTATATTTAGCAGGGCCAGTGGGGCCTTACCCTACCCACCATGTGTATGAATTAACACAGACTTCCAGTGTCAATGGAAATAGCTTAACAGGATACTCATGTTTCTCTCCATTGAAATTTCCTTCTGTAAGTAATGGCTCCTTCCCCAATGTCACCCTTACTGATTACTCGGGAATGAAGACCActggggaatttaaaaaaatcagtgtttaaaaattttttaattttattaacttcttAAAAAAGCTGTACTTCTATGGTTTagtgaaaaaaaagcaagatataaGAACTCAATAATATAATGACATCTACTATTATGGATACAAGATATATCTGCTATTTCCAACTCTaaagttctagctaatgcaatttatcaagaaaaggaaaaaaataagtactgGAAAGTTAGAGATGAGATGGTAATCATTTGTATATTGCCAGACATCTACCCTCTAAAAACCAGAGAACCAACTGGAAAAGTATCAGAATCAGTAAGATTTTAGTAAGGGGTTATTACAAAATACATACAGTTGACTGTTGAACaatacaggtttgaactgtgagggtccatttatacatggattttttttccataaataggGTATAGTACCATaaaggtattttcttttccttatgctttccttaataacatttccttttttccagttcactttattgtgagaatacaatatataatacaaataacatataaaataggTGTTAATCACTGTTTATGTCATCACTAATGCTTGTGGTCAACAGTAAGGTATTAAGAGTTAAGTTTttcaacgacatggatggaactagaggttattatgctaagtgaaataagtcagtcagagaaagacaaatatcatgagATTTCATTcctatgtgaaatttaagaaacaaatcaagaggagcataggggaagggaaggaaaaataaaataagatgaaatcagagagggagacaaaccataagagactcttaatcataggaaacaaactgaaggttgctggaggggaggtgggtgggtgggggatgatgTAACtgcgtgatgggcattaaggagagtaCGTGATGTAATGAGTgttgggtgtcatatgcaactgatgaatcactaaactctatctctgaaactaataaaaaaaagagttaagtttttggggagttgaaagttatatgcagattttccaTTGCACTGCTAaccttgttcaagggtcaactgtatatagaTTTCAGGGAAGAACCTGTTAAATAGTTTCAAGTCACTTCAGAGAACTGACAGTTCCCATCCCAGGAATAAGTTCCAAAAGTTTGTGAATTAATTGTTgaaatttgaaatatgttttctctCAGCTACCACACAGAATTAAACCTCTAACCTTCCTGAAATTTGATAATATAGTACTAAAACACCAGCCATAATACTTTCTGAAGCTTATCACCTAGCATGTCCTTCCTTTTGTACCTCCACTGCAACAAATGATCTGCCCAGATGGAGTCTCCCAAGTGTCACATGACTGATGGGGAAAAGTAAACCCAAGAGGGAAGtaaaagagaagcagagacaggGAATCTGGAAGTAAAAAGTAGATAGGGATGGAAAGGCAGGGCTGAGGGTGAATAGAGAGGGCCTGCAAAGCCAGTGTGGGCCTTCGAAGCCTGGTgtttctggatttcaagctagTTCTCAGCAGAGGCTGGCTAGCTCCAGTTCTGGAGCTGCTGCTGTTTCCCATTCCACTGCTGCATTCTCAGGTGCACACTGGAACAAAATATATTCTTACAGCATTTACCCTGtggaaattataaaaggaaacctcactaaaatggagtcaggACGCCAGCAGGGGGAGCACTCACACCCTACCCCTGGTCAATTGTAGACCCAATTGGAAGAGATGTACCTTGCAAGTCCATCCTATCTTAACCACCCcaacaggaggaaggaaggtttCCTTTTTGCAGGGCAACAAGCCAGCCAGTGACAAACTGTCACAACCCAGCCAATGAAAAGTCACTATACTCTGAACTCCCAGGGCACGTCAAGGACTTTTCATTTATAAGAGCCCCTCCCAACTACCTCCTTTCCTCTTTAGAAGAGGggtcctctcctttgttctctacACTTGCCTATGGATTTGCCTTAGCTTGCTTGTCCTGAAtagcaattctctgctattcctgaataaactcatTTATGCTGGTAAAgtaactgaattttatttaaccCCTAAGTAAAATACAACttttttccttgtgtgtgtgcacacacgtgtgtgttgGTGTATGTTGAGAGGTGATGTATGGGTAGAATTTAGGATTCATAACTGTGGTAAATAGGAAGCAAAAGGGCTGTCTTTATATAATCCCATaatcccttctctttttttttcactctataTATGTAGGGCAGTGGTTCTTAATGAGGTTCTTACTTCCCACTAGggatattttggaaacaaggggCATTTTTTTGTTTGCCATAACTGGGGGTACTCTAGTAAGGCTGCTAGCACTCCAATATGTGAGATGACTCTGCAACATGCACCGTCCTGCACCATTTTCTATGTTCTgctgtatatttaaaaacataggCCTGGACTTGAATGTCATTTTATACATAGTAATTTAAACAGAGTTAATTTGTACCCAGTT encodes the following:
- the RPP21 gene encoding ribonuclease P protein subunit p21; translation: MAGPVKDREAFQRLSFLYQAAHCVLAQDPTNQALARFYCHTERTIAKRLVLRRDPSVKRTLCRGCSSLLIPGLTCTQRQRRCRGQRWTVQTCLTCQRSQRFLNDPDHLLWGDRPEAQLGSQAGDRSQTTTAPAKCSSPHSSPPP
- the TRIM39 gene encoding E3 ubiquitin-protein ligase TRIM39, with protein sequence MAETSLLDAGASAASTAAALENLQVEASCSVCLEYLKEPVIIECGHNFCKACITRWWEDLERDFPCPVCRKTSRYRSLRPNRQLGSMVEIAKQLQAVKRKIRDESLCPQHHEALSLFCYEDQEAVCLICAISHTHRAHTVVPLDDATQEYKEKLQKCLEPLEQKLQEITRCKSSEEKKPGELKRLVECRRQQILKEFEELHRRLDEEQQMLLSRLEEEEQDILQRLRENAAHLGDKRRDLAHLAAEVEGKCLQSGFEMLKDVKSTLEKCEKVKTMEVTSVSIELEKNFSNFPRQYFALRKILKQLIADVTLDPETAHPNLVLSEDRKSVKFVETRLRDLPDTPRRFTFYPCVLATEGFTSGRHYWEVEVGDKTHWAVGVCRDSVSRKGELTPLPETGYWRVRLWNGDKYAATTTPFTPLHIKVKPKRVGIFLDYEAGTLSFYNVTDRSHIYTFTDTFTEKLWPLFYPGIRAGRKNAAPLTIRPPTDWE